In Deinococcus misasensis DSM 22328, the genomic stretch ATGGATGAGGTCGCTGCTGGCGTGCTGAAATTTCACTTCGCCGTCCAGAGTGAGTTTGAAACTGACGTTGGGATGGTGCAGGATGTAACGTCCCACCAACATGATCACATCCCGATACTCGATGGAAGCCTGCTGCTGGATGCGCAATCTGGCGGGCAATTCTTCGAACAGCTTCATGACCGTAACCCGGGTTCCTGCCGAGCAAGCCACCGGAGACACCCGCACCCGGTCCTGAAAAGCAAACAATTCCATGCCACCCAACTGGTTCTGCGGACGGGTGGTGATTTGCAGGTATCCAGCGTAAGCAATGCTCCAGAGCGCCTCTCCGCGGAACCCTAGGGTTCGGATGGCGTGCACGTCTTGCATGTCTTTGATTTTGCTGGTGGCGTGTCGCAAGGGGGCTCTGGCCAGATCTTCTGCAGCAATGCCGTTTCCGTTGTCCCTGACCCCAATGGAGGTCAGTCCTCCGCCAGAGAGTTCGATGTCAATGCGGGTGGCACCTGCGTCCAGGGCATTGTCGATCAGTTCGCGCACCACATCCAGAGGACGGGTGATCACTTCTCCAGCCGCGATCAGGCGTTGGATGTCGATGGGCAGAATTTCGATCACGATGGTTCTCCTGCATGCAGCAGCATCTGGAGGTCATGCAAGGTTTTGAGGGCTTCCAGAGGGGTCAGTCTGCTGACTTCCATTGTACTGAGTCTACGCAGGACATCGTGGTACTGTTCCTGTTCTCTGGCCCGGAAAGAGCGCAGCAGTTTGTCCGCCCTTTCGGTGACTCCAGAGGGCAGACCGGCCAGTTTGGCCACGCTGACCCCGTAGGATTCGCTGGCGGCCCCTTCCATCACCTGATGGTAGAACACCAGACCTCCGGCTTCTTCCTGTGCAGCCACATGCAGGTTCACCACACCGGGCAATTTGCTTTCCAGATGGGTCAGCTCAAAGTAGTGGGTGGCATAAAGGGTGTAAGCCCCGAGCATTTGCAGGTGTTCCAGACTGGACCACGCAATGGCCAGACCGTCCAGTGTGGAAGTGCCCCGGCCCACTTCATCCAGAATGATCAGGCTTCTCGGGGTGGCGGTGTGCAGGATGCCTGCGAGTTCGGTCATTTCGACCATGAAGGTGCTGCGGCCTCCAGCCAGATCGTCGCTGGCCCCAATGCGGGTGTGGATGGCATCGAAAAGGGGCAGTTCTGCCACCTCTGCTGGCACAAAAGAGCCAATCTGGTGCAGCAGTGCACACAGGGCCACCATGCGCAAATAGGTGCTTTTCCCAGCCATGTTGGGACCAGTGATCACCAGCAGGTGCCTTGAGGGATTCATCAGGGCATCATTGGGGATGAATTTGTCTCCCAGTGTTTTTTCCACAACAGGGTGACGGGCTTGTTTCAGGCACAACTCGGAAGAAGGTCTGGGCCGGATCCAGTGCTGCTCTGCGGCCACCTCTGCCAGAGTGCACAGGACGTCCAGATCCGAAAACGCCGAAGCCAGCAAGGACAGGTGGTCTGCATGGGTTTTCAGTTCGTCCCGCAGGCCCTGAAAGACTTCGGTTTCCAGAGCAATCGCAGCACTTTCGGCTTTGGCAATCTGACGTTCCCGATCACGGATGTCCGGGCGCACGAACCTTGCCCGGTCTTTGAGGGTGGCAATCTGGTGGTAGTCGTCAGGGATTTTGGAGAAATGGGCACTGGTGACTTCAAGGTAATAGCCGAAAACCTGATTGTAGCCCACCTTCAGGTTGCCAATTCCGGTTCTGACACGCTCTTGCTGCTCCAGATCGGCCATCCATGTGCGTCCTGACAGGGCATCCTGACGCAAAGCATCCAGATCTGCATGGAAACCATCCCGGATCAGGCCCCCTTCAGAAAGTTTGATTGGGGGATCCTCCACCAGAGCTGCCCGAATCAGGGCCACCGCTTCTGGCAGGTCGCTCAGGCGGTTTCGCAGATCGAGGAGCAGTCCAGAGAAACCTTTCAAAGCCTCTTGCAACTCTGGGAGGAGTTCGAGGGTGCGGGCCAGAGCTGCCACTTCTCTGGGGGTGGCCCGGCCTGTGCTGACCCTTGCAGACAGGCGTTCCAGATCGTGTGCACGGTACAGTTGACTGCGGATTTTGTTGCGGGCCAGACCATCCTTCACCAGATCTTCAACCGCTTGCAGGCGGTCTGCAATCAATGCAGGGTCCAGCAAAGGCTGCCTGAGCCACGCTCTGAGCCTGCGTTTTCCGCCCGAGGTGCGCGTCTGAGAAAGCACATCCAGCAAAGTCAGGCTGCCTGCACTGTTGGGTTTGAAGACCTCCAGAGCGTTCAGGGTGCTCTCTGGCAGGTGCATGTGGGCACCCGGATCAAAACGGGTCAGGCGGGTGACCATGGTGAGTGGCCCTTGCTGGGCAAAACTGGCATATTGCAGGGCAGCCCCACAAGCCCGCCTGAGGGCCACATGGTCCAGATGGTCTGGAATGCGCCCAAATTGCTTGGAAATCGCTCCTTCACAATCTGCACCCTCAAACGAGGTCTCGCTGAACATGATCGGAAAACGGGTCTGGAATTCTGCGTACAACACCGGGTTGTCTTTCAACTCTGGGGCCAAGAGCAACTCTCTGGGACGGTGCTTGGAAAGTTCATCGTAGAGGGCACCTCTGGAGGTCAGGAGGGCACATTTGAATTCTCCGGTGGACACGTCCAGCAAAGCCAGAGCGTATCCATCTCCGGTGGCCACGGCTCCGAGGTAGTTTTCTTCGGTACCCAGCAGGCGTTCTTCTGTCAGGGTGCCGGGGGTGAGAAGCTGGGTGACGTTTCGGTGAACCAAACCACCGCCCGGTTCTTCGAGTTGATCGGCAATCGCAACCTTCACCCCGAGGTGCAGCAGTTTTTCCACATGCGGATCCAGTGCCCGGATGGGAATCCCTGCCATGGGCGTGACGAAATCTTTGCTGGTTTTGTGTGTGAGGGTGATCCCGAGCAAACGGGACAGGCGTTCTGCATCCTCACCAAACGCCTCGTAGAAATCTCCGACCTGAAACAGCAGCAGGTAATCTGCATACTGATCGCGCAATTGCACGTACTGTTCGAGCATCGGGGGCAGTGCCCCGTCACCTGTGCCTTTTAAAACCAATCTTCCCGAGAGGGACATAGATCCACAGTATAGCAGGAATGAAGATGTTTTGAACGTAATTTCAATATTTTTATCCATTCAAAACGTAATTTCTTTTGCTTCAATGGACAACCGAAAACAACAGCGGATTCGCTTTGGCCTTCTGCTTTCAGCCTTTTGTCTTCTCCCCATGCCTTGTGTACGAATCCCGACTGCCCTCCTCTCCCCCATCTGGCACAATCCAAATCCAAGGAGGTCCGACCATGTCCAGAGTGACTGCTGTGCTGACCCGTCTGGATGAAGCACGCAAAGCCCTGTCCGAATTGAAAAACCTCGGGATCAGCGAGCAGCACATCCTGTTCAGCCATCCAGAGACACCTGAAAAACTTGCCGACACCATGCAGGAATCTCAGGGTGAGTTGAGCGAAAACACCCGCAATGACCTTGCTGTGCAAAACGCCAACCGGGACCTGTTTTACATCCCTCCGAACAACACGATGGGACCCACAGGGATGGCAGGCATCGGCATGGTGGTTCCTGTTCCACCTGCGCCAGATGGAGAGGTGGCAGAGGAACACCTCAACCTTGGAAACACGGCGCGCCCTGCTTCTGATGCAGAAACCGATTTTTACAACGAAGCCTTGCAGCAAGGCCACATTCTGATTTCGGTGAGCACAGAGGACAGCGTGCAAGACGAACAGGTGCGGGATGTGCTGATCCAGCATGGCGGGCATTTTTACATCCGCTGATGTTTCATGCTTGAAAAAACCATTTTTGCTGTAATGGAGCATGAACTCTGGTTTTTTGATGCATCAAAATGAAGTGAAACGCACGGTGCTTTTTGATCCCAAATACACCACCCTGAACACCGAAACATTGGTGCTGGATTTTCAAAAACCCCCCATCCCCATGGCCTACTTGGAAGAAAAACCCAATCTGGACCATGAAATGCACCGTATGAACCACGTTCTGCTTTATGCTCTGGGTGGCACCAACGTCTGATGGAACAGAAAAAAAGCAGGGCAAATTCAACTGCCCTGCTTCTTGCTCCTGCGGTTCTGGTCGAGACTTCCGTCTCAATCGTCAAAGTCAAAAGAACTGCGACCGCTCTGGTTCAAACGCTGTTCCAGCAGACCTTTGAGGGTTTGCATTTCAGAGCGTTCCAACTGGTTGACGTTCTCAATGATTTGATTCAGCAAAGACCTGCCCTTCAGACCGGATTCTGAAGACTGAACCAGCACTGTGCCCTGCCCAGTGAAATTGATCTGCTTCTCTTCCCCACTGGTGGTGAGGCCCAGCATGCTGGCCCCCATGCTCAGGACATTGCGCACATAAGCATAATCGTGGTGAAAAGAAGGGGTTGGGCAGTCTGCCCACCCGAGCAATGCCTCAGGATCCACACGCACAGGGGGCTCCATGAAGTGCACCATCCCATTGCTGGAGGCCAGCATTTTCCCGGTGCCCAGCAAGGTCACATAACCGGGGGTGACACACTCTTCACAAGTCAGGGTGGGCTCATAGGCGAGCAGGTTGGCGGCCTTGATGGTCATGTTGGCGTTTTCCAGATCGTAGCTGTTGATGTGGTTGCCACTGTCTCCCAGCACCAGTTTGCCGTGCCCGGTCACCACAATATAGTCGCCACCATAAGCCGGAGCATTGAAGGCATTGGAAACCATCATGTCAATGATGCCAGAGCCCAGAGCTTCAAAGCGCAAATTGCCGTAGTAGGCAATCATTTTGCCTTTGCGGACAATGTAGTCTTTGGTGACGTCCACACTGAAAGCATAGGAATTGATGTTGTCGTTGGAGGGCAAGGTGTTCACATTGAGGATGTTCATGGTCTCCCTTACCTTTCGTCGGCCTGCACGTACACGGTGCCCTGACCGGTGAATTTGAACTGGAAGCTCTCACCTGAACCCTGACCCACAAAGGTTTTCCAGCTCACATCGGTGTGAATCTGGCTGGTCAACTGGCCTTTGTGCCCCACGTAAGCTTGTGGGTCCACAAAAATGGGGCGGCTGGGATCCACCTGCAATTCGATCAGGTCGCCAGAGGACAGGATCACCACATCCCCATGCCCATCCAGTGTGGTGGTGAACAGCCCTTGACCGGCCATTGCACCCCGGACCAGACCGCCCAGACCACCCTGATTGCCCAGAAATTCTGTGCCCGGACGGATGGTGTGGTCAAACGCCAGCACACACTCGCTCTCCACGTACAACCTCTGGCCTTGCAGGGAAATGATGTTGATCATCATGCCGTGGTATCCGTACAGGATTTCACCCCGGCCCTGAGCTTTCATCAGGTGCAGGCCCTCTCCGGTGACCTGTCGCATGGCAGCCTGTTGCAGGGTGCCTCCACTCAAAAATGCACCCTGAAATTGGACGTTGCCTTTGTAAGCCAGCATGGAGCCCTTCTTGGCGTAAAGCTCCTCACCAGAGTTCAGATCGACCTGCAGCAACTTTTCGTTGATTCGGGTGTATCGGGCCATGGTTTACCTCTCCGCGGGCTGGATGAACACCACGCCCTGTCCAGAAAATTTCAGTTGAAAACTTTCACCCGAGTCCTGACCGATGAAGGTTTTCCAGTTGACATCAAAAACAAAATCCTGTTGCAGGTTGCCTTTGTAGGCAATGAAAGCATCTGGATCGACGCAC encodes the following:
- the mutS gene encoding DNA mismatch repair protein MutS; the protein is MSLSGRLVLKGTGDGALPPMLEQYVQLRDQYADYLLLFQVGDFYEAFGEDAERLSRLLGITLTHKTSKDFVTPMAGIPIRALDPHVEKLLHLGVKVAIADQLEEPGGGLVHRNVTQLLTPGTLTEERLLGTEENYLGAVATGDGYALALLDVSTGEFKCALLTSRGALYDELSKHRPRELLLAPELKDNPVLYAEFQTRFPIMFSETSFEGADCEGAISKQFGRIPDHLDHVALRRACGAALQYASFAQQGPLTMVTRLTRFDPGAHMHLPESTLNALEVFKPNSAGSLTLLDVLSQTRTSGGKRRLRAWLRQPLLDPALIADRLQAVEDLVKDGLARNKIRSQLYRAHDLERLSARVSTGRATPREVAALARTLELLPELQEALKGFSGLLLDLRNRLSDLPEAVALIRAALVEDPPIKLSEGGLIRDGFHADLDALRQDALSGRTWMADLEQQERVRTGIGNLKVGYNQVFGYYLEVTSAHFSKIPDDYHQIATLKDRARFVRPDIRDRERQIAKAESAAIALETEVFQGLRDELKTHADHLSLLASAFSDLDVLCTLAEVAAEQHWIRPRPSSELCLKQARHPVVEKTLGDKFIPNDALMNPSRHLLVITGPNMAGKSTYLRMVALCALLHQIGSFVPAEVAELPLFDAIHTRIGASDDLAGGRSTFMVEMTELAGILHTATPRSLIILDEVGRGTSTLDGLAIAWSSLEHLQMLGAYTLYATHYFELTHLESKLPGVVNLHVAAQEEAGGLVFYHQVMEGAASESYGVSVAKLAGLPSGVTERADKLLRSFRAREQEQYHDVLRRLSTMEVSRLTPLEALKTLHDLQMLLHAGEPS
- a CDS encoding AIM24 family protein, which codes for MNILNVNTLPSNDNINSYAFSVDVTKDYIVRKGKMIAYYGNLRFEALGSGIIDMMVSNAFNAPAYGGDYIVVTGHGKLVLGDSGNHINSYDLENANMTIKAANLLAYEPTLTCEECVTPGYVTLLGTGKMLASSNGMVHFMEPPVRVDPEALLGWADCPTPSFHHDYAYVRNVLSMGASMLGLTTSGEEKQINFTGQGTVLVQSSESGLKGRSLLNQIIENVNQLERSEMQTLKGLLEQRLNQSGRSSFDFDD
- a CDS encoding AIM24 family protein is translated as MARYTRINEKLLQVDLNSGEELYAKKGSMLAYKGNVQFQGAFLSGGTLQQAAMRQVTGEGLHLMKAQGRGEILYGYHGMMINIISLQGQRLYVESECVLAFDHTIRPGTEFLGNQGGLGGLVRGAMAGQGLFTTTLDGHGDVVILSSGDLIELQVDPSRPIFVDPQAYVGHKGQLTSQIHTDVSWKTFVGQGSGESFQFKFTGQGTVYVQADER